In Odontesthes bonariensis isolate fOdoBon6 chromosome 22, fOdoBon6.hap1, whole genome shotgun sequence, one genomic interval encodes:
- the LOC142372386 gene encoding uncharacterized protein LOC142372386, which translates to MEEESLCTSFPDITETVPQQDSQTSADQQSINEDQEAIVWGDTEVQSNRTHEADQVGLSPKAKRKSFMEAEEWEQIIWPIRPITSPLFSPATVQWDMPDPSEETPQIVTDSGLANELDSWGVASLYGASPSIHRLQDVPDELFRQEDAEEQDVFDSRLLNSDTEWTENNPEPCDAADENEPETQEKEDSAHELLDCNNGVPQRTDSEGDEENSVSPAPVETEDLADTVEETEGSEDTFVDVKLEEEQEEVCDLLTGQGDSEGEQTSANAVGTEAKSEEGSETEEEKSATGVFNDEESEEARSAGCLRDVEIPAEPPETDSGLTALFDKPLELHEPELLEDSVPSGSEEDLGIPEELHEDLTVQTEEWVMCEDVGQNAEPEQSEAADSSEEASVQEAESAARIENSQETVEVTENEHLEETNCLEQQQCEQTASEDREFEQLKMAGMPEAASHPTEDSNQLDSSSEMELIDQPTQAENAEQPEESTQTEEAVCVEAEESGVAEQRQQTEPSEQGEQSPQTTDSSQPTLSEQLVPSEKTNESDTTEQLSPETEVTLQTGEADIKQVDKQAAMPPHAENVGVAGDGLRVMANGEQHKAPDTAVPYMNGAVDRGKARRLAEQLFNLDGIQRADVVKHVDKNNDFSRAVGEEYLKFFDFTGQTLDRAIRSFLKVVILIGETQERERVLQHFSCRFHQCNPDSFSSSGSVLALTCALMLLNTDLHGQNVGKSMSSPKFVSNLDGMNDGENFSKELLKSLYNSIKSEALEWAVDEEELKNSVLVDEDAGDDAPLRSKSNPFQDVPHDKTACVVKQGFLQRKLHADIDGKRTPWGKRSWKTFYGVLRGMVLYLQKDNYRRDHQSSEEVVSMHHSVAEQAADYTKKPHVFRLQTADWRIFLFQASSKVEMYSWISRINLVSALHSSPPFPAAVGSQRRFCRPILPASQSAHTLERQLQSHTGMLETFKADLLYQQENPPEGKKAKARDLEEHRIRAEYLHHEMCRYESYIQVLEAWRSMAGEAVLSTADLSLFDKAVWADSVGEEEMEEGGLKKSHSSPSLELEIAPPAVIKVKRNISERRTYRRTIVPRQNKEA; encoded by the exons ATGGAGGAGGAAAGCTTGTGCACTTCTTTCCCCGATATCACAGAGACGGTGCCTCAACAGGACTCGCAGACCTCAGCAGACCAACAGAGCATCAATGAAGACCAGGAGGCCATCGTGTGGGGGGACACAGAGGTGCAAAGTAACCGGACACACGAGGCAGATCAAGTCGGTCTCTCCCCAAAGGCGAAGCGCAAGTCTTTCATGGAGGCAGAGGAGTGGGAGCAAATAATATGGCCGATTCGCCCCATCACCAGTCCTCTGTTTTCTCCTGCCACGGTGCAGTGGGACATGCCCGATCCCTCTGAGGAGACACCTCAAATCGTGACAGACAGCGGCTTAGCCAATGAGCTGGACTCTTGGGGTGTGGCGAGTCTCTACGGCGCTTCCCCATCAATTCACCGGCTTCAAGATGTTCCTGATGAGCTTTTCAGGCAGGAAGACGCCGAGGAGCAAGATGTGTTTGATTCACGACTCTTAAACTCAGATACTGAGTGGACTGAAAACAACCCCGAG CCATGTGATGCTGCAGATGAGAACGAACCGGAGACACAGGAAAAGGAAGATTCAGCACATGAGCTGTTAGACTGCAATAATG GAGTCCCACAGAGGACAGACTCAGAAGGAGATGAGGAAAACTCTGTGTCGCCGGCTCCTGTAGAAACTGAGGACTTAGCTGATACCGTTGAGGAGACTGAAGGCTCGGAAGACACTTTTGTGGATGTAAAACTAgaagaggaacaggaggaggtCTGTGATCTGCTGACCGGACAGGGAGACTCGGAGGGAGAACAGACTTCAGCTAATGCTGTTGGGACAGAGGCGAAGAGCGAGGAGGGGAGCGAGactgaagaagagaagagtgCGACCGGCGTGTTCAACGACGAAGAGAGCGAGGAGGCACGATCTGCCGGCTGTCTGAGAGATGT GGAGATACCTGCAGAACCACCGGAAACTGACTCTGGACTAACCGCACTTTTCGATAAGCCGCTTGAGCTGCATGAGCCAGAGCTTTTGGAGGACAGTGTACCCTCAGGGTCTGAGGAGGACCTGGGGATACCGGAGGAGTTACACGAAGATCTCACAGTTCAGACTGAAGAGTGGGTAATGTGTGAAGATGTAGGTCAGAATGCGGAGCCAGAACAGTCAGAGGCCGCAGACAGCAGCGAAGAAGCGTCGGTACAGGAGGCAGAGAGTGCAGCGAGGATAGAAAACTCCCAAGAAACCGTAGAGGTAACTGAAAATGAACATCTGGAGGAGACTAATTGTTTAGAGCAGCAACAGTGCGAACAAACGGCTTCAGAGGACAGAGAGTTTGAGCAGCTTAAGATGGCAGGAATGCCAGAGGCGGCGTCACATCCAACAGAGGACTCTAACCAGCTTGACTCTTCTTCAGAGATGGAACTGATAGACCAGCCAACTCAGGCTGAAAATGCAGAGCAGCCGGAGGAGTCGACTCAGACAGAGGAGGCAGTTTGTGTTGAAGCTGAAGAGTCCGGAGTCGCAGAGCAGCGACAGCAGACAGAGCCCTCAGAGCAGGGCGAGCAGTCACCGCAAACGACCGACTCATCTCAGCCAACACTTTCTGAGCAGCTTGTGCCGTCAGAGAAGACAAATGAGTCAGACACGACAGAACAGCTGTCTCCCGAGACTGAGGTCACACtgcagacaggagaggctgaCATAAAGCAGGTGGACAAACAGGCCGCTATGCCGCCCCACGCTGAAAACGTTGGGGTAGCTGGTGACGGACTAAGAGTGATGGCAAACGGCGAGCAACACAAAGCCCCGGACACGGCGGTGCCTTACATGAACGGTGCGGTGGACAGAGGCAAGGCTCGCCGCCTCGCTGAGCAGCTCTTTAACTTGGACGGGATTCAGCGTGCAGATGTGGTGAAACACGTAGACAAAAA tAATGACTTCAGCCGTGCTGTTGGAGAGGAATACCTCAAGTTCTTTGATTTCACCGGGCAAACCCTGGATCGTGCCATCAG ATCTTTTCTGAAAGTGGTGATACTGATTGGCGAGACCCAGGAGAGAGAGCGCGTGCTGCAGCATTTCTCCTGCCGCTTCCACCAGTGCAACCCCGACTCCTTTTCTTCCTCAG GGTCCGTGTTGGCTCTGACATGCGCTTTGATGCTTCTCAACACCGACCTGCATGGACAG AACGTAGGAAAATCCATGTCGTCCCCGAAGTTTGTGTCCAACCTGGATGGAATGAATGACGGAGAAAACTTCAGCAAGGAGCTGTTGAAA AGTCTTTACAATTCCATAAAGAGCGAAGCGCTGGAGTGGGCTGT GGatgaggaggagctgaagaactCCGTGTTGGTGGATGAAGATGCAGGCGACGATGCGCCTTTGCGCTCAAAATCCAACCCCTTCCAGGACGTTCCTCATGACAAAACGGCCTGCGTGGTCAAACAGGGCTTTCTGCAGAGGAAGCTCCATGCCGACATCGACGGCAAACGCA CTCCATGGGGAAAAAGAAGCTGGAAGACTTTCTATGGAGTGCTGAGGGGAATGGTCCTTTACTTACAGAAG GACAATTATCGAAGGGATCACCAAAGCAGCGAGGAGGTGGTGAGCATGCATCACTCTGTGGCTGAGCAGGCGGCCGATTACACCAAGAAGCCGCACGTCTTTCGCTTGCAGACGGCCGACTGGAGGATCTTTCTTTTTCAGGCCTC aTCCAAAGTGGAGATGTATTCGTGGATCAGTCGCATCAACTTGGTTTCGGCTCTTCACTCGTCGCCTCCGTTCCCGGCTGCCGTCGGCTCGCAGAGGAGGTTCTGCAGACCGATCCTCCCCGCCTCACAGTCGGCTCACACTCTG GAACGTCAGCTGCAGTCTCACACAGGAATGCTTGAGACCTTCAAGGCCGACCTGTTGTATCAGCAGGAGAACCCTCCAGAGGGCAAGAAAGCTAAAGCCAGGGATCTGGAGGAGCATCGGATTAGAGCAGAGTACCTACATCACGAG ATGTGTCGCTATGAGAGCTACATCCAGGTGCTGGAAGCCTGGAGGAGCATGGCCGGAGAGGCCGTGTTGAGCACCGCAGACCTGAGCCTCTTTGACAAAGCAGTGTGGGCAGACTCTGTGGGGGAGGAAGAAATGGAGGAAGGTGGGCTGAAAAAGTCCCACTCCAGCCCTTCTCTGGAACTGGAGATAGCTCCTCCAGCCGTGATCAAGGTCAAACGCAATATCTCTGAGAGACGGACCTACCGCAGGACCATCGTGCCTCGACAGAATAAAGAGGCCTGA
- the LOC142373022 gene encoding uncharacterized protein LOC142373022: protein MAKSSDLKLYLESSLNEIFKATVNDILDSVDRTLSEYQGTIQRIESENEGLKRLLFAQKSTGSASRDVCEQDATEQLSAPERNNRPVSSTQGLFTVSICSSDKKSFRRKSKGQVRESVPSASFFLQSDEAEQPCVNASTGTSVSVKEEPDLDESGAIDLSQPSLLLNLMMKPVKKQSSEASGSSCDEHTQTPTSSGSEPDCGGGDGDVKVSVVSDSYTLDGCVIKKEEDEENGMLPYSDGDRLSEQELKYEYRYSEESEMDPEGSSKRDEEPEGVASNANKSSAATAGELLDVRDSILRCPVCPKTFSRATSLNVHIKTHSSEKVHGCSICGKQFSRADLLKSHKRTHTGERPYSCNICSKTYAHPSQLRIHKRIHTGEKPYSCSYCGKRFNEHNQLKVHLRTHTGEKPYSCQQCDKTFSNAGNLRIHERIHTGEKPYCCAHCGKKFNGLGDLKTHYRIHTGERPYSCKLCKKTFSQTGHLTIHMRMHTGERPYSCDECGKTFTVASSLKLHQRTHTGEKEYSCSYCSKRFSRSGHLKRHELVHTKEKVIPCSQCGKTYTDQYSLKKHLKLHAAQEQKGQSEGNTSEA, encoded by the exons ATGGCCAAGTCGAGTGACCTGAAACTGTACCTGGAGTCCTCTCTAAATGAGATTTTTAAAGCCACTGTGAACGACATCCTGGACTCTGTGGACCGGACACTGTCCGAGTACCAGGGCACAATACAGAGGATCGAGTCCGAGAACGAGGGCCTGAAGAGGCTGTTGTTTGCACAGAAAAGCACAGGGTCCGCTTCTAGAG ATGTGTGCGAGCAAGATGCCACGGAGCAGCTTTCTGCTCCGGAGCGGAACAATCGTCCAGTCAGCTCCACCCAGGGCTTGTTCACGGTGTCCATATGCAGCAGCGACAAGAAGAGCTTCAGGAGGAAGAGTAAAGGCCAGGTGAGGGAGAGCGTACCGTCCGCCTCCTTTTTTCTGCAGAGCGATGAAGCCGAACAACCGTGTGTGAACGCCTCCACCGGAACGTCGGTTTCTGTCAAAGAAGAGCCTGACTTGGATGAAAGTGGAGCCATTGACCTCTCTCAGCCCTCACTGCTTCTCAATCTGATGATGAAGCCAGTAAAAAAACAGAGCTCGGAGGCCAGCGGTTCCAGTTGTGATGAGCACACGCAGACGCCGACTTCTTCGGGCTCCGAACCAGACTGCGGAGGCGGTGATGGAGACGTTAAAGTCTCTGTTGTTTCTGACAGCTACACGCTGGATGGATGCGTCATCAagaaggaggaagatgaggagaaTGGCATGCTGCCGTACAGCGACGGTGATCGTTTGTCGGAACAGGAATTAAAGTATGAATATAGATATTCGGAAGAGTCTGAGATGGATCCTGAGGGATCGAGTAAACGGGATGAGGAGCCAGAGGGAGTTGCATCCAATGCAAATAAGTCATCTGCTGCAACTGCCGGTGAGCTTCTAGACGTTCGTGACAGCATTTTGCGCTGTCCCGTTTGTCCCAAGACATTTAGTCGAGCAACCTCACTCAACGTCCACATCAAGACTCACAGCAGCGAGAAGGTTCATGGCTGCAGCATTTGCGGAAAACAGTTTAGCCGGGCGGATCTTCTCAAATCCCACAAACGTACCCACACAGGTGAAAGACCTTACAGCTGCAACATCTGCAGTAAAACATATGCCCACCCCAGTCAGCTCAGGATACACAAGCGCATCCACACTGGAGAGAAGCCGTATTCCTGCTCGTACTGTGGGAAGCGCTTCAACGAGCACAACCAGCTCAAAGTGCACTTGCGGACTCACACTGgggagaagccttacagctgccAGCAGTGTGACAAAACATTCAGCAACGCAGGAAACCTGCGTATACACGAGAGGATCCACACAGGCGAGAAGCCGTATTGCTGCGCTCATTGTGGCAAAAAGTTCAACGGCTTGGGCGACCTCAAAACGCATTACAGGATCCACACTGGAGAGAGGCCGTACAGCTGTAAGCTGTGTAAAAAGACCTTCAGCCAGACCGGCCACCTCACCATACACATGAGGATGCATACAGGAGAGAGGCCGTACAGCTGCGATGAGTGTGGCAAGACCTTCACAGTGGCCAGCAGCCTGAAACTACACCAGAGGactcacacaggagagaaggagtACAGCTGCTCGTACTGCAGCAAGAGGTTCAGCAGGTCTGGTCACCTGAAGAGACACGAGCTGGTCCACACCAAAGAGAAGGTCATCCCCTGCAGCCAGTGTGGGAAGACCTATACTGATCAGTACTCCCTGAAAAAGCACCTTAAATTACATGCGGCGCAGGAGCAGAAGGGGCAGAGCGAAGGAAATACGAGTGAGGCTTGA
- the pax8 gene encoding paired box protein Pax-8 — translation MSNNTGRGHGGLNQLGGMFVNGRPLPEVIRQRIVDMAHQGVRPCDISRQLRVSHGCVSKILGRYYETGSIKPGVIGGSKPKVATPKVVEKIAEYKRHNPTMFAWEIRDRLLAEGVCDSDTVPSVSSINRIIRTKVQQPFNLPLDGKGLSPGQTLIPSSAVTPPESPQSDSLGSTYSINGLLGIPQPNTDGKRSHDDSDQESCRHSVDSQGSGGVPRKQMRLDHFSAATQHLDCGFDRHHYPPDSFSSASSSKTEQTLYPLSLINGSLDEAKTSLSTSGSVIGRNLSAHQSYAVVTEPLQTLPLCLKQEMSPEVTSTSPSPNMAASNLAFVDLQALQKPVSVSSSCNNSGSNHFPNAFNSFSHHAPVYGQFSSQSIISGRDMVSSTLPGYPPHIPSHPQTGYSSSAITGMVAGADYSGQSYSHSPYTSYSEAWRFTNSSILGSPYYYSSASRTGPPSATAYDHL, via the exons ATGTCCAATAACACTGGAAGAG gTCATGGGGGTCTTAACCAACTAGGTGGAATGTTTGTTAATGGCCGCCCGCTTCCGGAGGTGATCCGGCAACGCATTGTGGACATGGCCCACCAAGGGGTCCGGCCCTGCGACATCTCCCGGCAGCTCCGGGTCAGCCACGGCTGCGTCAGCAAAATCCTGGGACG CTACTACGAGACGGGCAGCATCAAGCCTGGTGTGATTGGTGGCTCCAAGCCAAAGGTGGCCACTCCAAAGGTTGTGGAGAAGATCGCAGAGTACAAGAGACACAATCCCACCATGTTTGCCTGGGAAATCAGAGACCGACTGCTGGCAGAGGGGGTGTGTGACAGCGACACGGTGCCCAGCGTGAGCTCAATTAACAG aatAATTCGAACAAAAGTCCAGCAGCCATTTAATCTTCCCCTGGATGGAAAGGGCCTGAGTCCTGGACAAACCTTGA tccccAGCTCAGCTGTCACCCCTCCAGAGTCTCCACAGTCCGACTCTTTGGGCTCTACCTACTCCATCAACGGCTTGTTAGGGATCCCCCAGCCCAACACCGACGGCAAAAGGAGCCACGATGACA GTGATCAGGAGAGCTGCCGGCACAGTGTGGACTCTCAGGGCAGCGGAGGAGTCCCAAGGAAACAGATGAGACTGGATCATTTCTCTGCAGCCACACAACATCTGGACTGTGGGTTTGACCGTCACCACTATCCACCAGACTCCTTCAGCTCCGCCTCCAGCAGCaaaacagaacag ACTTTGTACCCACTGTCCCTCATCAATGGCAGCCTAGACGAGGCTAAGACCAGCCTCTCAACGTCCGGCTCTGTCATTGGACGCAATTTATCTGCACACCAGAGCTACGCGGTTGTGACGG AGCCCCTACAGACCCTGCCGCTCTGTCTAAAACAGGAAATGTCCCCAGAAGTGACCAGCACAAGCCCCTCCCCAAACATGGCGGCATCCAACCTGGCGTTTGTAGATCTGCAGGCGCTGCAGAAACCTGTTTctgtcagcagcagctgcaacaACAGCGGCTCCAACCATTTCCCCAACGCCTTCAACTCATTCTCTCATCACGCCCCAGTGTATGGGCAGTTCAGCAGTCAATCTATCATCTCAG GGCGTGACATGGTGAGCTCCACCTTGCCTGGCTACCCACCCCACATCCCCTCCCATCCCCAAACTGGATACTCTTCCTCTGCCATCACGGGCATGGTAGCAG GTGCAGACTACTCGGGTCAGTCCTACAGCCATTCGCCCTACACCTCCTACAGCGAAGCCTGGAGGTTCACCAACTCCAGCATACTGG GCTCGCCCTACTATTACAGCTCAGCCTCCCGCACAGGTCCCCCATCTGCAACTGCCTACGACCACCTTTAG